ACAAAACCCGATTAACCATGATTAAACTTCTGGATAATCATGACGCTTGCGTCTGTGAATTTGTAGAAATATTTAAAACTAGTCAGCCTGCCATTAGTCAACATGTTCGTAAGTTGAAAGATGCTGGGCTGGTGAGGGAAACAAGAAGAGGGCAATGGATAATCTACTCTTTGAATAAAGAGAGTAAATATTTTCCATTGGTTGAAGATTTATTACTGCACCTTCCAAACCAAGATTTTAGGTTAAAGGAATTAGAAGAGCAGGGTTTACGAATTTCATGTGAATAATTGGAGGTTTCAACATTGGTATCCACGATACTCGCATCATTGATTTTTTTAATTACGCTTATTCTGGTTATATGGCAACCT
This Neobacillus sp. YX16 DNA region includes the following protein-coding sequences:
- a CDS encoding metalloregulator ArsR/SmtB family transcription factor is translated as MSESNKTAVELESAANVLKLLGDKTRLTMIKLLDNHDACVCEFVEIFKTSQPAISQHVRKLKDAGLVRETRRGQWIIYSLNKESKYFPLVEDLLLHLPNQDFRLKELEEQGLRISCE